Proteins encoded within one genomic window of Bradyrhizobium sp. CB1717:
- a CDS encoding carboxymuconolactone decarboxylase family protein, which produces MRLKLLSPGEMNESQRQTYDESIAGKRGKPPAPMMAWLGSPEMARHATRLGEVLRFDTIFPAKLSEIAILVTARHWTAHYEWYAHKRLALAGGMKPEIIDAIRDRRTPEFDDAKGKMIYDVAKSLHEGHGVEKGLYDEAVKLLGERGVVEVIGLCGYYTLVSMTLNTFEFGLPEGEVSELA; this is translated from the coding sequence ATGCGCCTGAAACTTCTTTCGCCTGGCGAAATGAACGAGAGCCAGCGGCAGACCTATGACGAGTCGATTGCCGGCAAGCGCGGCAAGCCGCCGGCTCCGATGATGGCCTGGCTGGGCAGCCCGGAGATGGCGCGGCATGCGACGCGGCTCGGCGAAGTGCTGCGCTTCGACACGATCTTCCCGGCAAAACTCTCGGAGATCGCGATCCTGGTGACGGCGCGGCACTGGACCGCGCATTACGAATGGTATGCGCATAAGCGCCTGGCGCTTGCCGGCGGCATGAAGCCGGAGATCATCGACGCGATCCGCGATCGCCGCACGCCTGAGTTCGACGATGCCAAGGGGAAGATGATCTACGACGTCGCGAAGTCGCTGCATGAGGGACACGGCGTCGAGAAGGGGCTCTATGATGAGGCGGTGAAGCTGCTCGGCGAACGCGGTGTCGTCGAGGTGATCGGGCTGTGCGGCTATTACACGCTGGTGTCGATGACGCTGAACACGTTCGAATTCGGCCTGCCCGAGGGCGAGGTGTCGGAGCTCGCTTAG
- a CDS encoding VOC family protein produces MSQTQAVAAGTRIGHVHLKVADLDRALGFYCGVLGFELMQRMGSGAAFISAGGYHHHIGLNTWESKGGSPPPPGTTGLFHTAILYPTRPALADALHRVLSAGIALDGASDHGVSEALYLRDPDENGVELYWDKPREQWPFGPDGKLAMFTKRLDVEALLRQRER; encoded by the coding sequence ATGTCGCAAACCCAGGCCGTCGCCGCCGGCACCCGAATCGGCCACGTCCACCTCAAGGTCGCCGACCTCGATCGCGCGCTCGGCTTTTATTGCGGCGTGCTCGGCTTCGAGCTGATGCAGCGCATGGGCTCGGGCGCGGCCTTCATCTCGGCCGGCGGCTATCATCACCACATCGGGCTCAACACCTGGGAGAGCAAGGGCGGCTCGCCGCCGCCGCCGGGCACGACGGGGCTGTTCCACACCGCGATCCTCTATCCGACGCGCCCTGCGCTGGCGGATGCGCTGCACCGGGTGCTCTCGGCCGGCATTGCGCTGGACGGCGCGAGCGACCACGGCGTCAGCGAGGCGCTGTACTTGCGCGATCCCGACGAGAACGGCGTGGAGCTGTATTGGGACAAGCCGCGGGAGCAATGGCCGTTCGGGCCGGACGGGAAGCTCGCGATGTTCACCAAGCGGCTGGATGTGGAGGCGTTGCTGAGGCAGCGCGAGAGGTGA
- a CDS encoding MFS transporter: protein MLDNPRHTVPIDESSLRYEGWRIVAVCFLLATFGWGLGFYGQSVYVAELQRARGWPASLISSGTTFFYLFGALLVVFVGEAVRKYGPRLSLIAGTLAMAAAAVAIGAVREPWQLYLADAVLAFGWAGTSLAMITNTISLWFDQKRGMAISLALNGASFGGIVGVPLLVTLIGHVGFASAMYAAAGAMLVLLVPVILVLVGRPPDLHGWQAATKAKPQSSTQIRAWALRDLGFLTVTIAFALVLFAQVGFIVHLISFLDPVIGRERAAVAVAVLTAMAVVGRVLFSLVIDRLNQRLASAISFLSQAAALLVVINLHNDYVLIAACAVFGFSVGNLITLPSLIVQQEFDSSAFGVLISLNTAINQVTYAFGPGVVGGLRDWSGGYALPFYLCIALEVAAAALIMVRGKPKAKLS, encoded by the coding sequence ATGCTCGACAACCCCCGCCATACGGTTCCCATCGACGAGTCCTCGCTTCGCTACGAAGGCTGGCGCATCGTCGCCGTCTGCTTCCTGCTCGCCACCTTCGGCTGGGGGCTCGGCTTCTACGGCCAGAGCGTCTATGTCGCCGAGCTGCAGCGCGCGCGGGGCTGGCCGGCCTCGCTGATCTCCTCCGGCACGACGTTCTTCTATCTGTTCGGCGCGCTGCTGGTCGTCTTCGTCGGCGAAGCCGTGCGAAAATACGGTCCGCGGCTCAGCCTGATCGCCGGCACGCTGGCGATGGCGGCCGCCGCGGTCGCGATCGGCGCGGTGCGCGAGCCCTGGCAGCTCTATCTCGCCGACGCCGTGCTCGCCTTCGGCTGGGCCGGTACCAGCCTTGCCATGATCACCAACACGATCAGCCTGTGGTTCGACCAAAAGCGCGGCATGGCGATCAGCCTCGCGCTCAACGGCGCCAGCTTCGGCGGCATCGTCGGTGTGCCGCTGCTGGTGACGCTGATCGGCCATGTCGGCTTCGCCAGCGCGATGTACGCCGCCGCCGGCGCCATGCTGGTGCTGCTCGTGCCGGTGATCCTGGTTCTCGTCGGCCGCCCGCCCGATCTTCACGGCTGGCAGGCTGCGACGAAAGCAAAGCCGCAATCGTCGACGCAGATCCGCGCCTGGGCGCTGCGCGACCTCGGCTTCCTCACGGTGACCATTGCATTCGCCCTAGTGCTGTTCGCGCAGGTCGGCTTCATCGTGCACCTGATCTCGTTCCTCGATCCCGTGATCGGCCGCGAGCGCGCCGCGGTTGCCGTCGCAGTGCTGACTGCGATGGCGGTGGTCGGCCGCGTGCTGTTCTCGCTGGTGATCGACCGCCTCAACCAGCGGCTGGCCTCCGCAATCTCGTTCCTGAGCCAGGCTGCCGCGCTCCTCGTCGTCATCAACCTGCACAACGATTATGTGCTGATCGCGGCCTGCGCGGTGTTCGGCTTCTCGGTCGGCAACCTCATCACGCTGCCGTCGCTGATCGTGCAGCAGGAGTTCGACAGCTCCGCGTTCGGCGTGCTGATCAGTCTGAATACCGCGATCAACCAGGTGACCTATGCGTTCGGGCCCGGCGTTGTCGGGGGCCTCCGCGATTGGTCCGGCGGCTATGCGCTACCGTTCTATCTCTGCATCGCGCTGGAGGTGGCCGCCGCGGCGTTGATCATGGTGCGCGGGAAGCCCAAAGCGAAGCTCTCGTAG
- a CDS encoding MFS transporter, whose amino-acid sequence MLDVTAANEIAADARVRANVVRLAAAQALTGANSAVIFATGAIVGATLAPDMSFATVPISMYVVGLAAGTLPTGAISRRFGRRAAFITGTGLGTLTGLLGSFAILHGSFALFCLATFLGGLYGAVAQSYRFAAADGASAAYRPKAVSWVMAGGVFAGVLGPQLVQWTMDVWQPYLFAFSFLVQAAVALVAMGIVAGVDMPRPAPADLHGGRPLLTIVSQPRFIAAALCGVIAYPMMNLVMTSAPLAMKMCGLSLSDSNFGIQWHIVAMYGPSFFTGTLIARFGAPKIVAAGLLLEAGAATIGLSGITAMHFWATLIVLGVGWNFSFIGASALVLETHRPQERNKVQAFNDFLVFGMMAIGSFSSGQLLANYGWSAVNMVVFPPVMLGLAVLSLVSWAKRRKARLEAAMGEFPDAV is encoded by the coding sequence ATGCTGGACGTGACTGCAGCCAATGAGATCGCCGCCGATGCCCGCGTGCGTGCCAATGTGGTGCGCCTTGCCGCCGCGCAGGCGCTGACCGGCGCCAATTCGGCGGTCATTTTCGCCACCGGCGCGATCGTCGGCGCCACGCTCGCGCCCGACATGTCGTTCGCGACCGTGCCGATCTCGATGTATGTGGTCGGGCTCGCCGCCGGCACGCTACCGACCGGCGCGATCTCGCGCCGCTTCGGCCGCCGCGCCGCTTTCATCACCGGCACGGGTCTCGGCACGCTCACCGGTCTGCTCGGCTCGTTCGCGATCCTGCACGGCTCGTTCGCGCTGTTTTGTCTGGCGACCTTCCTCGGCGGCCTCTACGGCGCGGTGGCGCAATCCTATCGCTTCGCGGCGGCCGATGGCGCCAGCGCGGCGTATCGCCCGAAGGCGGTGTCCTGGGTGATGGCCGGCGGCGTGTTCGCCGGCGTGCTCGGTCCGCAACTCGTGCAATGGACCATGGATGTCTGGCAGCCTTATCTGTTCGCCTTCAGCTTCCTGGTGCAGGCCGCCGTAGCCTTGGTCGCGATGGGCATCGTCGCCGGCGTCGATATGCCGAGGCCCGCTCCGGCCGATCTGCACGGCGGGCGGCCGCTGCTCACGATCGTCAGCCAGCCGCGCTTCATCGCGGCGGCGCTGTGCGGCGTGATCGCCTATCCCATGATGAATCTGGTGATGACCTCGGCGCCGCTCGCCATGAAGATGTGCGGCCTCAGCCTCAGCGATTCCAATTTCGGCATTCAGTGGCACATCGTCGCGATGTACGGTCCGAGCTTCTTCACGGGGACTCTGATCGCGCGCTTCGGCGCTCCGAAAATCGTGGCCGCCGGCCTCCTGCTGGAAGCGGGCGCCGCCACCATCGGCCTCTCCGGCATCACGGCGATGCATTTCTGGGCCACGCTGATCGTGCTCGGCGTCGGCTGGAATTTCTCCTTCATCGGCGCCTCCGCGCTGGTGCTGGAGACGCACCGCCCGCAGGAGCGCAACAAGGTGCAGGCCTTCAACGATTTCCTGGTGTTCGGCATGATGGCGATCGGCTCGTTCTCCTCCGGGCAACTGCTCGCCAATTACGGCTGGTCGGCGGTGAACATGGTGGTGTTCCCGCCGGTCATGCTCGGCCTTGCCGTGCTCTCGCTGGTCTCCTGGGCGAAGCGCCGCAAGGCGCGGCTCGAGGCGGCGATGGGTGAGTTCCCGGACGCGGTGTGA
- a CDS encoding prolyl oligopeptidase family serine peptidase yields MSVDDRPTLSAPDDDPWLWLEEIEGRQALDFVERQNELTLQAFGGAAFARDRDTLAAIYDRPDNIPYVSRRGTDLHNLWKDAGNPRGLWRRTTLAEFRKAAPVWETMLDIDQLAAKEGEDWLLSGIATMPGSSRAILSLSRGGSDAVTLREFDLATRSFVADGFTLPEAKGGVDWLDADTLLLSSAHGEGMATTSGYARTVRLWRRGQPVDQAESVAETTEDHMVIYGGVDDTGPAPRTWIIDQIDFFNHAIWLRDAAGTMTKLDLPTGVWMQAHGDWFAIKLRKDWTAGGRAYATDTVLGISLSAFLAGSRDFVVLFEPAPRRALQGLFWVAGKLVLSILDELKPQFEIWTPAATGWSRETLPGLPQIGVVDVWALDRHPSESNGDLLANVQDPLTPPSMLLIARGVASPTVLKQAPKTFTADGLVVTQHEAISVDGERIPYVQTGPAKETGDAPVFMSAYGGFAVAVKPYYNASLGKLWLERGGTTVEANLRGGGEFGTRWHDAGRLAGKKLSHDDFAAVAADLVRRGVTSAKRIAAQGGSNGGILITNMLVRYPERFGALFCTIPLIDMRRYTKLLAGASWIAEYGDPDKVEEWEWLKTYSAYHNVKTGQSYPPILIATTRRDDRVHPGHARKMAAKLQAMGYEAWFYEPAAGGHGYGKDNKERAGFEVLGFRFLKEKIGWKDGEG; encoded by the coding sequence ATGTCCGTCGACGACAGGCCCACGCTCAGCGCTCCCGACGACGATCCCTGGCTGTGGCTGGAGGAGATCGAAGGGCGGCAGGCGCTCGACTTCGTCGAGCGGCAGAATGAGCTGACGCTTCAAGCGTTCGGCGGCGCGGCCTTCGCGCGCGATCGCGATACCCTCGCGGCGATCTATGATCGTCCCGACAACATTCCCTATGTCAGCCGCCGCGGCACCGACCTGCATAACCTCTGGAAGGACGCCGGCAATCCGCGCGGCCTGTGGCGGCGAACGACGCTGGCGGAATTTCGCAAAGCCGCACCGGTGTGGGAGACCATGCTGGATATCGACCAGCTCGCGGCAAAGGAAGGCGAGGACTGGCTCCTCAGCGGGATCGCCACGATGCCGGGAAGCTCGCGCGCCATCCTGAGCCTGTCGCGCGGCGGCAGCGACGCCGTCACCCTGCGCGAGTTCGACCTCGCCACCAGGAGCTTCGTTGCGGACGGCTTTACGCTGCCGGAGGCCAAGGGCGGCGTGGACTGGCTCGATGCCGACACGCTGCTGCTGTCGAGCGCCCATGGCGAGGGCATGGCGACGACATCGGGCTATGCGCGAACGGTTCGCCTGTGGCGGCGCGGCCAGCCTGTCGACCAGGCCGAGTCGGTCGCGGAGACCACGGAAGATCACATGGTGATCTACGGCGGCGTCGATGACACGGGACCTGCGCCGCGCACCTGGATCATCGACCAGATCGACTTCTTCAATCACGCCATCTGGCTGCGCGATGCCGCCGGCACGATGACGAAGCTTGACCTGCCGACCGGCGTCTGGATGCAGGCGCATGGCGACTGGTTCGCGATCAAGCTGCGCAAGGACTGGACGGCCGGAGGCCGCGCCTATGCCACCGACACAGTGCTCGGCATCTCGCTCTCCGCCTTCCTCGCCGGCAGCCGCGATTTTGTCGTCCTGTTCGAGCCTGCACCGCGGCGCGCCTTGCAAGGGCTTTTCTGGGTCGCAGGAAAGCTGGTGCTGTCGATTCTCGACGAGCTCAAACCGCAATTCGAGATCTGGACGCCAGCCGCTACGGGCTGGAGCCGCGAGACGCTTCCCGGCCTGCCGCAGATCGGCGTCGTCGACGTCTGGGCGCTCGATCGGCATCCGTCCGAAAGCAACGGCGATCTCCTCGCCAATGTGCAGGACCCGCTCACGCCGCCCTCGATGCTGCTGATCGCGCGCGGCGTCGCAAGTCCGACCGTGCTGAAGCAGGCGCCGAAGACGTTCACCGCCGACGGCCTCGTGGTGACGCAGCACGAGGCGATCTCTGTTGACGGCGAGCGCATTCCCTATGTGCAGACCGGCCCCGCCAAGGAGACCGGCGATGCGCCGGTCTTCATGAGCGCCTATGGCGGCTTCGCCGTCGCCGTGAAGCCGTACTACAACGCCTCGCTCGGCAAGCTGTGGCTGGAGCGCGGCGGCACCACGGTGGAGGCGAATTTGCGCGGCGGCGGCGAGTTCGGCACGCGCTGGCACGATGCCGGGCGCCTCGCCGGCAAGAAGCTGTCGCATGACGATTTCGCGGCCGTGGCCGCCGACCTCGTCCGCCGCGGCGTGACGAGCGCGAAGCGGATTGCAGCACAAGGCGGCTCGAACGGCGGCATTCTCATCACCAACATGCTGGTGCGCTATCCCGAGCGCTTCGGCGCGCTGTTCTGCACCATCCCGCTGATCGACATGCGCCGCTACACAAAGCTGCTCGCCGGCGCGAGCTGGATCGCGGAATATGGCGATCCTGACAAGGTGGAGGAGTGGGAATGGCTGAAGACCTACTCCGCCTATCACAACGTGAAAACTGGCCAGTCCTATCCACCGATCCTGATCGCGACGACGCGGCGTGACGACCGCGTCCACCCCGGCCATGCCCGCAAGATGGCGGCCAAGCTCCAGGCGATGGGCTATGAGGCCTGGTTCTACGAGCCGGCCGCAGGCGGCCATGGCTACGGCAAGGACAACAAGGAGCGCGCCGGCTTCGAGGTGCTCGGCTTCCGGTTCTTGAAGGAGAAGATCGGCTGGAAGGATGGCGAAGGCTGA
- a CDS encoding alpha/beta hydrolase, whose amino-acid sequence MQFIASGRARLATEIVGDGTAIVFLHANVCDRRMWRDQMDAIGTTHKAVAYDRRGFGETRAEPEDFSALSDLMAVLEATAGGKPAILVGCSLGGRIALDAAIRHKSRVRALVLIAPNVAGAPDPTYTPDIARLMAQSKEAEVSGDVDRLNALKARLLLDGALAPEGRVTGPTRDLFLDMNGIALRSPPFGTDVDIRPFFDRLGDVAVPTLVAWGDLDFPYVQDRCRHVAAVVPGAERHEMPGVAHLPSLERPAEVTALISEFVARHAGAGEAR is encoded by the coding sequence ATGCAATTCATTGCGTCCGGCCGCGCCAGGCTCGCGACCGAAATCGTGGGCGACGGCACCGCAATTGTCTTTCTTCATGCCAATGTGTGCGACCGGCGCATGTGGCGCGACCAGATGGATGCAATCGGCACCACCCACAAGGCGGTCGCCTATGACCGGCGCGGCTTCGGCGAAACGCGCGCCGAGCCGGAGGACTTTTCCGCCCTGTCGGACCTGATGGCAGTGCTGGAGGCGACCGCAGGCGGCAAGCCCGCAATTCTCGTTGGCTGCTCCCTCGGCGGCCGCATCGCGCTCGATGCCGCCATCCGTCACAAGTCGCGCGTTCGTGCGCTCGTCCTGATCGCGCCCAATGTCGCCGGCGCGCCCGATCCGACCTACACGCCCGACATCGCCAGGCTGATGGCGCAGTCGAAAGAGGCGGAGGTGTCCGGCGATGTCGATCGGTTGAACGCGTTGAAAGCGCGCCTCCTGCTGGATGGAGCGCTGGCGCCCGAAGGTCGCGTCACCGGGCCTACGCGCGATCTGTTCCTCGACATGAACGGCATCGCACTCCGCTCGCCGCCGTTCGGAACGGACGTCGACATTCGTCCCTTCTTCGACCGGCTCGGCGATGTCGCGGTGCCGACACTCGTAGCTTGGGGCGACCTCGACTTCCCCTATGTTCAGGATCGTTGCCGCCACGTCGCGGCGGTCGTGCCGGGTGCGGAGAGGCATGAAATGCCGGGCGTGGCGCATCTCCCGAGCCTGGAGCGGCCGGCGGAGGTTACGGCTCTCATTTCCGAATTCGTCGCACGACATGCGGGAGCAGGCGAGGCGCGATAG
- a CDS encoding DUF938 domain-containing protein produces the protein MAEYVVEFGRDGGRVEPDGRLDAPAFHRNHEPIWAALEKHLAGLTGNVVEVGSGTGQHVVHFAGHTPGLIWWPSDLNQRHVKSIEAWRVHSALPNIRSPLRIDLTDPDWCPEMKSGQGPSSLAAVFCANVIHIAPWTVAEGLFAGAGRYLRADGKLFLYGPFKRDGKHTALSNAVFDTSLREGNPDWGVRDVVDVEKLAKAVGLRLVDTIEMPANNLTLVFARG, from the coding sequence TTGGCTGAATATGTCGTCGAATTTGGCAGGGACGGCGGACGGGTCGAGCCCGACGGCCGGCTCGATGCGCCGGCCTTCCATCGCAATCACGAGCCGATCTGGGCGGCGCTGGAGAAGCATCTGGCTGGGCTGACCGGCAATGTGGTCGAGGTCGGCAGCGGAACCGGCCAGCACGTGGTCCATTTCGCCGGGCATACGCCCGGCCTGATCTGGTGGCCCAGCGACCTCAACCAGCGGCACGTGAAGAGCATCGAGGCCTGGCGCGTCCATTCGGCCCTGCCGAACATCCGCTCGCCGTTGCGGATCGACCTCACCGATCCCGACTGGTGTCCGGAGATGAAGAGCGGGCAGGGGCCGAGCAGCCTTGCCGCCGTGTTCTGCGCCAATGTTATCCACATCGCGCCCTGGACCGTGGCCGAAGGCCTGTTCGCCGGCGCCGGCCGCTACTTGCGCGCTGACGGCAAGCTGTTCCTCTATGGCCCGTTCAAGCGCGACGGCAAGCACACCGCGCTCAGCAACGCCGTGTTCGACACGTCGTTGCGCGAAGGCAATCCCGACTGGGGCGTGCGCGACGTCGTCGATGTCGAGAAGCTGGCGAAGGCGGTAGGCCTTCGCCTCGTCGATACGATCGAGATGCCCGCGAACAATCTGACGCTGGTGTTTGCGCGGGGGTGA